TTGAAGTTTTGAATCCGGGCATTGATGATGCCATTGGCTATATGCACGTTCTTCTGGCTTTGAAACGAGGAAACGAATTTGCGATGGAGCGTATCGCAGTGGCTCGAAAAAGATCGATAAAGGAGTTTAAAGTTCGGGAAGCCCTCCAAAAAGCCGAAGATCTTGCAGGGCGCTGGCGGGCAGTTCGAGAGGAACTGCCCGCCATACTCAATGCCATTCCGCCAGACTGCTGGCCTTGATATCGCTATTGTGTTTTGTCGATGGATCTTGTGGGACTTCGGAAAATTTCATCCAATACATTGTGCACCATCCGATTCTGCACCTCCTTCCTCACATCGGTGAGATAGGCGGCGCCGGACTGGACCAGATCATCGGCCATTAACTCGCGAACACGCTCTCTCTGCTCAGAGTTCAATGCGACCTTGCTCAACTCCTTGCCCTTGCCGATCACCGCCTCGGTGGCCTTGTTGAGGCTGTTCTTGGCATGGGCCGAGAACACCCCGTAGGTCAGGGCCTCGGCGGGGCTGTAGTTGTTCTTCAAGCCCCGGGCGATGGCCTCGCTGACCACCGGCCTAGCGCCTGTCGGGTCCGATCGGACCCGATGGACAGGCGCGACCTTATTGGAATCGATCACGTTTATCGTGCCTAATCGAATCCGATTCAGCACGACGTGATCGAGCCAGCCCCCGCTTGGCCAGGTCCTGGGCCATCCAGGTGCCACCGATGGTCGGCATGGCCTTGGCCAGGTCTTGGGCGGCTTGCGCGCCACCGGCTTCCAGCACCTTGCGGACCTTGTTGAGCTTCACCCTGTCCAGGCCCATCTGCGTCAGATGGCCCAGGGCGACTTCCGTATCGCCCCGGACCCGGAGCGGACCAACCGGCCCACTCCGGTCCAACGAGGCCGGATCAATCCTCGTCGTCATCGGCCCCCAGGGCGGCGAGCCCGGCGGCAGAATTGAACTGGATGATCTTGCGAAGGGCCGGATTACCGTTGACCGCCGCCCGGATGGCCTTGGCGGTTTTGGGCGCCACGGTTTTCAGATAAGCCGGGTCGGCCATATAGGCGCGGATGGCCTCGGTCATCAGTTCCCGGGGCGGATCGTCACCGTCGTAGCCGTGCCGTTCCGGGGTGAAGCGGGGCTGGCCAGGAGCCGGGAATTCCCCCGCCCGCTCGGGGGCGTTGAGGGTGTGGTAAAGGTTTCCCAGTTCGTCCTCCAGGCCCTTGACGGGGATCTCCCCCGCCGCCTGATCGATCACATGGCCCACTTCGTGGGCGTAGACCTTGGGGAGGTCTTCGGGGAGGAGGCTTTCTGAAAGCAGAACACACCGAGGTTTTCGAGTGTTTGCGTCGATTACCGTCTGACCAAATATTCTCCCGATTTCACCTTTCGCAGCGTATCGAGGTGCTCTTCCAGTTGCTTCCGTCGCAATGGGTCCAAGTTCGGTTGATCTAAGAGCTTGGTCGTCGCCTTGATACACTTTTCGGCCCACTGTTCGTCCGTCAGTTTCAAGCTTTCTGCCGTCGATGTCATGGGTCAGGTTTCCTTGCTCATCGGTCTTGGCTCCATTGGGGTAGTCGGCCTCGAAGGGACGGGTTGTCCCACTGGGGGGATTATAGATGTTCGGGCGGTTTTGTGCAAGGGAGTTACTCTGTTTGCTACGACCTTGAGGCGCATTGGCGAGGGCATTCCTGAGGCCCTTGTTGGCCTGTTTGGCCGCCGCGCCGAGGCCGGGGATCGTCGCGACGGCGGTCACGCCGCCCTGGATCCAGTCGCCCTTCTTGAAATCATGCAGGGCCTCGTTGACCGCCGTGGCGACTCCTGCGGGGGTGAAGTCGACTAGGGGTAAAGGATTTTTACCGCTGCCATCCGATCGACCGACGATCCGGTCGGCCAGATCCCGGGCCTGATGCTTGTCCAACCCGGCCTTCATGGACAGATCCATGAGCCCGGCATGCCATTTCTCGCGCAGGTTCGGATTATGGGCTTTTAGGCTATCGGGGTGCAATTGCAGCAGCCCATCGACAAAGGCCTCCGACGTGCTGCTCAGCAGGCCTGATGGTTGAGCTGACCCTGACCCTGACAGATCATCCGCGCCCGAGCCGCCAATCAGGTCGCCTTGGACGCTGCCTTGGAGGGTGTCGCCCACGGCCCCCGTTGCCGCCGGGCGCAACCCCTTGCCGGCATTGATATGGTCATCGACCTTGCGCCGCGAGTCCGGGTCGGAATCGGCGACGGCCCTGGCCGACTGGCCGCCGGACAGGTCCACCGTGCCCGGAAAGGTGTTCTTGAACCATTGATCCACCTTGGGCCGGACGATGTCGTTTTTCGGGTGGCCGTCCTTGAAGTAGCCCGGCGCGGTCATCACCTTCTGGTTCTCGGTGCAGGACCAGTCCAGGGGATCCTTGCAGGCGACAATCTCGTCGGCGACCGCCTGCGCGGTCACCGGGGATTTCCGGAAGTCCGTCTTATAGTCCTCTTGCGAGCCCACCGGCTGGACGGTGGGCTTGGATTTCTCCTTGGCCATTTTCTCCAGTTGTTGGGTGGCCCAGCGATTGTTCTCCGATTGGGAAGGATCACCGGTGGCGGGTTGCGGAGTCTTGGGTTTGGCCAGGGCGAGGGACTCCGCGATATCCGGGCTGACGGATGCCTGATTGGAGGACGGCGCCAGCCAATCGTTGCCGCCGCCCAGGCCCGGCGACTGGTTGCCCAGGGGCCCGTCGTCCGGGGAGTATGCCGTGAAGGCGGGGGCCGGTGCCAAGGCCGGTGACGACGGCGGGGACAGGTCCGGAGCGGCGGCAGCGGGGCTCTTGGTTTCCGGCATGGCTGATTGTTCGGTGGAACCCATGGCGGGTCTCCTTTCATAAAAAAACCGCCCAAACGGGGGCGGCGTTGGTTGAGGGAACTAATAATAAAGGGACATCTTATGGATCAAACTCCGTTGATCCATCGAACTGGCCGCCGCCCCGACGCCAGGCGGCATGGGACTGTAGGTCGTTGGGGTCGGCGGGCAGGCGCCCGGTCAAGCGCACAGGTTCGGCCAACAGGCATCCGGACACGGCATCCAGACCGTCGTCGCGGCCCTTGGTGGTCGGGCGCCATTCCCGCATCTCGGCGATGAAGGGCGTCGACCAGACCTGGCGATGCACCGACAGGTTACCCGCCGCCAGCACCGCATCGAAGGCATCGATGATGCGCATTTCCTTGTTGCGCTTGGAGGCCGCTTCGATGACCGCGCAGGCCAATCCCGCCTGGGTCAGTTCGCGCCGCAGCAAACCGGGCAGGAAGCGGCCCAATCCATTGGTTTCCAGGGTCACCGCGGGCAAATGATACTGTCGGGCGAAAGCCACCACCTTGCGGCATTGCTGGGTAGCCTCGTCGGTCTGGTCGAGAATGGTTGGGTCGTGCTGGATGTATTCCAGGCCTTGCAGCCAGTACATGCCGTCTTCATCGGTGAACAGGCAGGCGATGACACTGCCATCGCCCTTGTCCGGTGAACCGTAGGCCGGATCCCACCAGCAGGAGGCCGAAACCAGGCGCTTGCCGTTGAGAGTCAGCAGGCTTTCGCCGTTGCCCTCGCCATAGACCAGGTCATGGTCATGGACCCGCAAGTGATCCGGGTCGAGCCGTCCGTCGGCCAGGTTGACCGGGCGCAGCATCATCTGGCTTTCGAACTTGTTCTTGCCGGTGCGACGGCGGATTCCGGCCACCCGCTCGGGCGGAAAGCGTTCCGGCCAGCGGCTGCGACCCTTGGAATCCAGTAACGGGATTTCCAGGCGCTTGAATCCGGTCAGATAGGGCTGGGTCTCGCCGGATTCCGGACGCACCTGATCGCCGTAGATGGTGTAGTAAGTATGGGGCGTGCCCACATAAAGCTGCAAGCCGCCAGGAACCAGCACATAGTCGATCTCGTCGAGGCGCTCGCGCAAGTCCAGGCGCTTGGGCGGCGTGTCACAGGTGTTGGGCACCTCCACATCGTCGCAGATCACCACGTCGGCGCGGGACCCGGTGACATTGGCCCCAATTCCTTTGGCCAGCATGGAAGGGTCGCGCAGTTCACCCGGTCGATTGACGGTAAATTGATCCGATGCCCATTGGTCGGCCCGCTTGGGCTTCAATCCCTTGGTCAGAGGGTGGCGTTCGAGGATCCGTTTGACGTTGCGCACCATCTTGCGGGCCAGGGCCAGGTCGGCGGCCAGCACCAGGATGCGAAGGTCCGGATCCCGCGACAGCATCCAGGCGCAAAAAAGGCCAACCAAAGTGGACTTGCCGGAGTTGCGAAAAGCCATGAGCAACAGTTCCCGGTCTCCGGCCCGCCAGCGGGCGGCCAGCCAGCGGGCCATGCGCACATGCAGCTTGGGCATCTCCATGCCTTGCAGCTTGGTCCAGATGAAGACAAACTCGGGGAAGTTGGCGGTTTGACGGGGCGGGCTCATGACAGGTCGTCCTCCTCGTCGTCGCCGTCGGCGAATTCGGCCAGCGCTGCTTGGGCATCGGCCAGCAGGCGGATGGTTTCGTCGGACTCATCGGTCCCGGCAGCGGGGACTTCTTCCTTGCCCGAGGCCCAGCGGGCCAGTTTGGCCAGCAGGTCCAGATGGGCCAAGGCCGACTTGCAGGCCGCATGATGGGCGGAGAATCCCTTGGCATCCTCGGGCGGGTCAAGAGCGGCAAAGGCTTGGTAGCTGATCGCCGCGTTCTCCATCAGCGGCGGCAGAAGGGAAGAAAGGCGGTCGCGGACCGTATCCAGGTCCGGCCCCTTGCGCCGACGAATTGTTGTTTTTCTAGCCATGGTCTGATGCGGCCTCCTAGGTAGAGTGAGGAAAGAAACGAAAACAGCGGCCCAGGACGGGGCCGCTGTTTTCGAGGGACGGTATAGTTAATTTAAGTCTAGTCAGGAGGCGTCTGTTCCGCCAGGATTTGCCGCAGTTCCGCCTTGCGGGCCCGCTTGGTTTCCAGGAACGGAGACAAGGTGAGGCTGGCGGCATCGGCCAGTTCCTCCACGTCCCGACGCAAGAAGCGATCCAGTTCGGCTAGCTCTTTTCGCGCTTCGGTCACCGGGTCCGCCGGGGGGACTGGTTTGGGTACCAGATCGTGAGACCGCACCACCCTGTGACGGTCGCCGTCGAAAATATCGGTCAGGCCGTTCGAGACCTGATTTCGGGGTATGCGGGTCTCCTCGAAACGGGCAAAGCCAATGGCCGTCAACCTGTTATCGGGCCAGCGCCGGAACACGTCCGACGGATGCTGGATGCCGTTGCGGTCGACCACGGGAAGGGGCCTTTTGAAAATACGTTTCACCGGAAGACCGAACGCCTGTTCGGCTTCCTGCCAAGTCAATTCACACCACATGTTTTACCTCGCTGTTCTGGGGGTGATGGATAATCCGCCGAACGGGTGCGCGGCGGAGGTTGTTGAGGTGATGATATGCCGGTTGCCATTGGTAGCCGCGTTGCCACGGACCCAACTGAAGCCTTTGGACAGTAGTGCCATCAGGTCGGCATATTTGGGGATTGGTCGGTTGGAACCGGCGGGTTGGCGAATGCCACGGTCGCAACCCTTGCTGATCGCTAGACGACGGACCGTCGGTTATCGCGCTCTCGCATATTTAAAAGGAGTACCAAACGCAATAACGGCGTAAGTCTGGGAACCGTTTACTCCAGCAGCCGTAGACCGACACTTCATGCCTGTTGACAGCCAGTCTTTATCTTTTGTTAGGTCGTCTACCCCGGAAGTGAAACCATTACTGATATCGTTAAGCGTTCCAGCCACACCAAACTGCGATGAGTTCCAGTGCCCTTCTGCGGTTGCGTTATCAATTGCGGCGATAAGCGTAAACTCAGGAGACAGACCTAAGTCACAAACAGTTCCATCGGCATTTGCATTGCCTTCGTAGGTACGGATAGCGGAAACGCCTTCGGTTTCCGCAATAACAAGCACATTGTAGGTGCCCGTAAACCCGCTATCATCGATATCGAAGCTGTTGGCTTGGACGTTCGTAATCGCGCCGCTGACTATTTGATTAGCTGTGTTGCACCAGGAAATCAGTTTGCCGCTATCAACGGCGGGATGATAGCCAAGTAGTTCACCGCCACTTGCCTGTCTGAACAGGAAGATAGCGCATTTATCTGTGCCGAGATTGTGGGTAACAGTAGCCTGTCCTGAACCATCAACCGCAACCGCAGCCCCGTAGGTTCCATAAGCAGCGTTTAACCGGATTGCCATGCCAAAATGGTTGGTGCCTGAGAGGGTACTGACCGCTTGGTAAGTCTCCGACGTGTAGAGCATCGTTTCGTTCGCTGAGTCAAAACTGAACCTAAACTTTTCTGCGTTAGCAGAAGTATCCCTGTCAGCGAAAAACTCTACATATTCGTCGCTGCCCCAGCCGCTGCGGAGTGAGGCGATGGCACTTTCGATATTGGTATGTGTGCCGACGGACTGCACGAACAGGCCTGAGACATCAGCGACAGCAGGCGCAGGAAAGTTGCCTGTGCCGACACTGGAATACCCAGTAGGGATGGCTCCCGTAAAGTCGTCCTCAGTTCGGATATTCCAACCTGTAGACGCGTTGCCATGATTTCCGAAAATGGCAACCCATCCGGCATAATCCTGTCCCGTGAAAGCAGCACCGGTCTTGGAGGCTCCACTGGTGGGGTCGCCGGAGTTCTGCCATGTACCGTTTTTGGCGAAATAGATGGCTTGATTGTCGCAATCAACGGCGACGCCGATAACATCCGTGTTCGCGTAGCCGGTACCATAGGCAGAGGACGTGCCTGCAGTGTCGATCTTGTTGCCGTCACTCTGCTTATACAGATGACAATTGGTGAAGGTACCTACTGTCAGTTTCCAGATACCAGATTGGCCGACGCCTATGAAACTATTAGTACCAACAGCTTCGGCCTCGAAGTACCATTTACCGGTGACAGGGAGACCTATTGATCCCCCAACTGCGCAGTTGTTACCCCCATCCGCCCGCATGGTGAGATTGCCGCCTGAGAGTAAGTTGGCGGAAGCAGGACCGTTGCCATCCGTCTGATCGAGGTAATTGCCGGTGCAGGTATTGTTCGTAGGAGTGTCGGCCACTTGGATGGGGGAGCCAACTTCGATCCAGTCGTTGGTATTCCCGCTTTCATCATCTCCCAAGTTGGGGCTGGCGTCGGCGAAATCCAGATAGAAGCCCCGAGCGCCCCAGGTAATGCCGGAGAGGTTGATCGGTTCCCAAGAACCTGATGTGTCATTATACTGACCGAAATCAGTAGCCAAATACGCGGAGCCGTCCACGAAAGCCACTTGGGCAAGGTAGCCATGAAAATAGTTGCTGCTCGACCAGCGGCCTACATAACTAGGCTCAACCGTGTCCACGTTCCAGCTTGTGCTGGCCACCCCCGTATGCAAAGTAGGGGTTGTGTTCCAATCGGTAATACGGTCGCCGTTGATCCAGATCTTGACACGATCCGCTGACGCTTCACCAGTATCGACGGTCACAACCAAGTGATACCAAGCCGAAACATCCCGCAGGACGGCATTGGTGGTGTAGCTGCACACCGGGGTCCCGCCAACTTGGAGGTACAAATCGATCCGGTTGCCAGAGCGATCAATATAAAAACGGTTGTTGGCATCTTTGTAATGACCAAACAGAGTCGCGTTTACGTCTATATCACATGGCTTGAACCAGATGCTGAAAGTCATGACTGTGCCGCTACCCGCGCTGCCGAATACCTTCGAAAACGCGGCTGCACCATTGAGCAAGCAGCCGTTATCCACGGGATAGGATACTGAGGCGCTGCCGCCGGAGTCTCCTCCGGCCAGCAGAATGTTTCGTTTGATGATGCTCATGCTTGAGTCCTTACGTCTTGGGTCAGTTGTGCGTGGACGTCTCCATCGGCCCGGACGATATAGTCGAGCCGGTCCACGGCGCCGCTGGTGGCGGAAAGGCTAGGTGCCGCGCCACCGGGAAACTTCCAGGCAGTGCCAAAGGACAAGGTGCCGCCGGTGGTACCCTGTTCGATGAAGATCGATCCCGATTGACCGGGGGCCAGGGGCTCGGGGCCCGCGTCGCCCGTATTAATGGGATCGGCCAGGGTGGACACCGCGTCCACGGTGAAAGAGAAGTCCTGGGCCGTGGCGAATTCCGGCGTGAACACATCGGCCACGGCGGTCAGCGATGCCAAGGTCGAGCGCTGGGGGGCAGTCCAGGTCTGAGCGGTGCCGAGCTTGGCGGCATCGGACAATTCCAGCAGCGTTCGCCCGTCTTCCGCCGTGGTCACATATAGCGCAGGCTCGCCGGAAGGCTGGAAGACGAAGGCGGAGGCATCGAAATTGGTCAGGTGACTGGCGTCTCCATTCCAACCGATCAGGCTGTTGGAGGCCGGATCGGGCAGCGTGAGTTCGACGTCGCCAGCATAGGTGACTGGCAATCCCACCAGCCGCGTAGCAGCCTCATTGACCTGCTGTACCATGGCTACAAGGCGATCCAGTTCATCATTGAAGGTTTGTGAGCGGATGCCCTGGCCTTCCTGGAAATCGGTGGTGCGTTCCAAGGGGATCTTACGAACAATGACCACGCTTTCACCACCGGCCATCGCCTCGGTAAAGATCACGCTGCCACCAGCGGTCTCACCGGCACCCGTTACGGTATAGTCAACGCTTAGGTTCTTTTCCTCTCCGTCGACGAAGACTTCTAGGTCCCCATCGGAAAAGAATTGGAACTCAAATGGGAAGTCGACTTGACCATCAACCGCGTGCAAGTGTTTACGGGGCGAGTAGTCATTTATTTTAATATGTTCAGTCATTGTTTACTGCTCCAGTTTTGCTTTTGCATTGTAGTCATCCAAGACGTTTTTTGCTTTGAATGCCGTGCCAACGGCAAATCGCGCGATGTCCAGCGGATTGGTCTTGGCGGAATCCAAGAGGTTTCTAGTGCGGATGTTGATGTCTTCGACGGCATGCTGAGTCATGTCCCAGCTATCTCGGGATTCCTGGGCCGCTTCCTTTTCCATGCCTTGCACCAACGCCGCCGCCGATCCACCGGCAGCGGAGAGGCCGCTGGCGCCGAAGCGAGCTCTTGCAGAGGCCTGATCCTTGC
The sequence above is drawn from the Magnetospira sp. QH-2 genome and encodes:
- the terL gene encoding phage terminase large subunit, whose product is MSPPRQTANFPEFVFIWTKLQGMEMPKLHVRMARWLAARWRAGDRELLLMAFRNSGKSTLVGLFCAWMLSRDPDLRILVLAADLALARKMVRNVKRILERHPLTKGLKPKRADQWASDQFTVNRPGELRDPSMLAKGIGANVTGSRADVVICDDVEVPNTCDTPPKRLDLRERLDEIDYVLVPGGLQLYVGTPHTYYTIYGDQVRPESGETQPYLTGFKRLEIPLLDSKGRSRWPERFPPERVAGIRRRTGKNKFESQMMLRPVNLADGRLDPDHLRVHDHDLVYGEGNGESLLTLNGKRLVSASCWWDPAYGSPDKGDGSVIACLFTDEDGMYWLQGLEYIQHDPTILDQTDEATQQCRKVVAFARQYHLPAVTLETNGLGRFLPGLLRRELTQAGLACAVIEAASKRNKEMRIIDAFDAVLAAGNLSVHRQVWSTPFIAEMREWRPTTKGRDDGLDAVSGCLLAEPVRLTGRLPADPNDLQSHAAWRRGGGQFDGSTEFDP
- a CDS encoding SPRY domain-containing protein, giving the protein MSIIKRNILLAGGDSGGSASVSYPVDNGCLLNGAAAFSKVFGSAGSGTVMTFSIWFKPCDIDVNATLFGHYKDANNRFYIDRSGNRIDLYLQVGGTPVCSYTTNAVLRDVSAWYHLVVTVDTGEASADRVKIWINGDRITDWNTTPTLHTGVASTSWNVDTVEPSYVGRWSSSNYFHGYLAQVAFVDGSAYLATDFGQYNDTSGSWEPINLSGITWGARGFYLDFADASPNLGDDESGNTNDWIEVGSPIQVADTPTNNTCTGNYLDQTDGNGPASANLLSGGNLTMRADGGNNCAVGGSIGLPVTGKWYFEAEAVGTNSFIGVGQSGIWKLTVGTFTNCHLYKQSDGNKIDTAGTSSAYGTGYANTDVIGVAVDCDNQAIYFAKNGTWQNSGDPTSGASKTGAAFTGQDYAGWVAIFGNHGNASTGWNIRTEDDFTGAIPTGYSSVGTGNFPAPAVADVSGLFVQSVGTHTNIESAIASLRSGWGSDEYVEFFADRDTSANAEKFRFSFDSANETMLYTSETYQAVSTLSGTNHFGMAIRLNAAYGTYGAAVAVDGSGQATVTHNLGTDKCAIFLFRQASGGELLGYHPAVDSGKLISWCNTANQIVSGAITNVQANSFDIDDSGFTGTYNVLVIAETEGVSAIRTYEGNANADGTVCDLGLSPEFTLIAAIDNATAEGHWNSSQFGVAGTLNDISNGFTSGVDDLTKDKDWLSTGMKCRSTAAGVNGSQTYAVIAFGTPFKYARAR